TTTAGAATTTTGCTATATATTCTTGTGAATTCTCCGTTCGTTTTGGGAGACAACTCATAGAATATCCATCCAAACTTCTCGTAAAATCCTTTATGATCGGTATAAATATAAGTCCTTGTATTCTAATCTCTTTGCTTCCTCAATTACATGGTTCTGTAGTAATGTTCCAATTTCCTTGTTCCGCATTTTTTCTATAACAAACAAACTTGCCATTAGGGAAATCAATGTGTCGCCTGAATCCTCTTCCTCGAAACGCCTCTCGCGACCAAGGGGCGAATGCCCCGCCGTAGGAATGTGATTTTGCTGTCATCATGAAGAATCTTTCAACTATGTATTTTTGTATTCTAAAACATCTCTTAATAATGGAGTTATAAAGAAACAATCTTCTAACTCTTCATCCACTAATGCCCAATAAAAAATAGTATTTTGATGTATTGTAAAGTCTTTTATAAGATAGTGTTTTATTTTATTCCATACTTCATCTGATGCATTCCCCTTTGAAAGAGAGTCATCATATGAAGAAACAATTAAAGCCATTAGTCCAAACTTTTCATCTTTATTGAGTAATTGTATTTCGTAATATGTAATGAATTCTAGTAGTTTTGATGAATCAGCACTCTCATGTTCCCAATCTTGTGAATATGCACCTAAAACAGGTAAATTTAATTCTTTAGTAAGTCTCTTTATTGCTTTCTTTGTTAGATACTTGGGGCTTGTATCTTCCATTTTACAGATTTCCCCTCTCCTTTAAGTATCTTAATATTAAACGATAACTACTTTCTTGATCTCAGCAATTTCAGATAACGTTGCGCATTCCTGACGTCCAATCGGCTTAACGCACGGAGTGCCTGGTCGTCAGGCTTAGCCGATTGAATGTGTCGCCTGATTCCACTTCTCCAAAAATCCTCTTGGCGACCAAGGAGCCTTAGCGACGCAGCAGGAATGTTCTGTCAGATGATGCCAGTACCTTCTTCGAATCGCCTTCAAAGTGATCTTAAATTTGTTGTTTAGACTTTAGATAATCTTGGATTTGTTCCTTATGGTATTGGTCATGAGATATAAAAAATTCTGTTAAATAAGACTTTTTAGTGAATCCCCGATCTCCCGAATAAACAACCAAAAATTTATTATCTTCCAACTCACTTACCTTAGAAACCATTATCTGACGATTTCTTACTGCTTCTGCAATAATTTCTTTCTTGGTTTTTCCCTTTCCATAGCTAATAGATTGTTCATTAAATCCTAAATAATCAGGATGTTCCATTAATTCAGGAAATTTACTCTGGGACAGTGTTGGGAATGTGACGTTATTAAAATAATCATCCCATTTCATGATATGTACAACAATATCATGAATCCTCCATTTCCCTTCACTTATAGGAGAAAACCATACTTCATCCTTTAAGTATTCTAAAGATCCTACGAATGTTAGAAACTCATTCAAATCAGAAATTAATTGTTGTTTCATGTTCTTCCCCCTGGAGAATTAGTCAGGGAAATTATATCACAACACTAGGAATGTATGTTCCATTCCATATACTTGTTCTTATACATTTACTTGCACTGGTTTCATCTAACGTATGTGCATTCACGAAATGCCCCAGCCTTAGATAGCTCTTATCTTAGACCGGATCGTGTGTTGTCTGAACCATCTTCCTCGATTATACATCTGACAACCAAGTGGCGTAAGCCCAGCAGTGTGAATACGTTGTTATGTGACGTTATCGCTTCCTCGAATAGGCTGCCAAACATTCTTTCCTATTTCCTTCTCCAAACACCACCCGAGCAAGGGGTAACCCACATTTCTCATAAAATTCATTATGTTTGTCTTGAAATATTACTGTTATTATGGATATTCCCTGTTTTTCAGCTTCTTGCATCAAGATCTTAACCAATTCCTTTCCTATTTCTTTTCCTTGATAATGCGAATGAATAATTACATCTTCTAAATATCCATGTTCAATACCAGGTCCCGTTATGTAACCGAAAGCAATTAATTTCCCATCTTCATTCCTTAAACTTCCCCAGAACAAACATCTTTCAAATTGTAAGGGATAGTCACCATTTCTTCTATCCTAGCCGATTGACTCTCGTAAATTTGGTACTTCGTGTTCCAAAATTTTATTATTGATCTCAATGTCAAGTATGGGCTTCATTGAATTCCTGCTTTCATATAAGGTTTTCGGTAATTCCACATAACGTTTGGCATTACCGACGTCCAGACGGCATAAGGACCGTAGGTCCGGGTGACTCTGCTACTTAGCCGGTTGGATGTGTTACCTGAATCGACTTCAACGAAACTTCCTCTTGGTGACCCAAGCGAGCGTAGCGACCGCTGTGGTAATGCAATGTTATGTGATGTCATTGCCATCTTGAATTACCTTCAAATTATCTTGTACATGTTTTATTACATCTCTTGAAGTTTTCATCTCGAATCTCTTATAAGAATATTCATTTGTGATATCCAATACTTCTTTCAGATTGTATCCGTAGTTCCATTTAATCAACATCTTTATTAAATTATTGAAAGACTGCTTGTAATTCCACTGCTCTATTCCTGTTCTTGACCTAATAAATCTCCTAATAATTCTGTAATCCCTTATATAAACATTAGGATTTAAAATATAAATAATATCTGCCTTTATAAAACTTTCGTTCGTCCAATTGTATTGAACTCCCTCAATAATCCATGATTCTGATCTAACTATTCTATTGAATTCTGCATCTCTTATAGCCTCAGGAAATCTTAAATTTTCTATACTTCTGTCCCAAATCATATTATCAAGTTCATAATTGGTTATCCCTAACATTTTAGAAATTTCCTTACCTAGATATGATTTTCCACTCCCACAGGAACCAATAATACGTATCTTA
The nucleotide sequence above comes from Paenibacillus sp. IHBB 10380. Encoded proteins:
- a CDS encoding GNAT family N-acetyltransferase gives rise to the protein MFWGSLRNEDGKLIAFGYITGPGIEHGYLEDVIIHSHYQGKEIGKELVKILMQEAEKQGISIITVIFQDKHNEFYEKCGLPLARVVFGEGNRKECLAAYSRKR
- a CDS encoding DinB family protein yields the protein MKQQLISDLNEFLTFVGSLEYLKDEVWFSPISEGKWRIHDIVVHIMKWDDYFNNVTFPTLSQSKFPELMEHPDYLGFNEQSISYGKGKTKKEIIAEAVRNRQIMVSKVSELEDNKFLVVYSGDRGFTKKSYLTEFFISHDQYHKEQIQDYLKSKQQI